One part of the Microbulbifer sp. THAF38 genome encodes these proteins:
- a CDS encoding nuclear transport factor 2 family protein, whose protein sequence is MNFAEANKQLVREAFRPWEAGDSGPLFELIAEDVLWTVIGSTPASGVFHSKRALIDNAFAPLLDSLEDGLKTTFVDLAAEGEKVFLRFESTGHALNGVEYKQAYCWAMVMRDAKIVEITAYLDTDLLARVFA, encoded by the coding sequence ATGAATTTTGCTGAAGCTAATAAACAACTGGTTCGCGAAGCATTCCGCCCATGGGAGGCGGGCGACAGTGGCCCCCTTTTTGAACTGATTGCCGAGGATGTGTTGTGGACAGTGATAGGCTCTACGCCCGCTTCGGGAGTTTTTCACTCGAAGCGGGCTTTAATAGATAATGCTTTCGCTCCGCTATTAGATAGCCTGGAGGATGGCCTCAAGACAACCTTTGTTGACCTTGCAGCAGAGGGAGAGAAGGTGTTTTTGCGCTTTGAAAGCACCGGCCATGCATTAAATGGCGTGGAATACAAGCAGGCTTACTGCTGGGCTATGGTGATGCGCGATGCGAAAATCGTAGAGATCACCGCGTATTTGGATACTGACTTATTGGCGCGTGTGTTTGCCTAA
- the rpsO gene encoding 30S ribosomal protein S15, with the protein MALTAVEKAAILKEHGQTEGDTGSPEVQVALLTANINKLQGHFSAHKQDHHSRRGLIRMVNQRRKLLDYLKRKDLNRYAQLIAKLGLRR; encoded by the coding sequence ATGGCACTGACTGCCGTTGAAAAAGCAGCCATCCTGAAAGAGCACGGCCAAACCGAAGGCGATACCGGTTCTCCGGAAGTCCAGGTAGCCCTGCTGACCGCCAACATCAACAAACTGCAGGGTCACTTCTCTGCGCACAAGCAGGATCACCACTCCCGTCGTGGTCTGATCCGCATGGTAAACCAGCGCCGCAAGCTGCTGGACTACCTCAAGCGCAAGGATCTGAACCGCTACGCACAGCTGATCGCTAAGCTCGGCCTGCGTCGCTAA
- the nusA gene encoding transcription termination factor NusA: MNKEILLVAEAVSNEKGVDQEIIFQAIEAALATATKKRYDEDSTIEVIIDRRSGDYETFRSWEVVDDDTLAELGTQFTLEEAHEKDTELKAGDIYREQVENVEFGRIAAQTAKQVIVQKVREAERAKVVDEYRDRVGEMVSGTVKKVTRDFIAVDLGNNAEARLPRDQLVGREIFRLGDRVRAILLEIQPEARGPQLMLSRSCPEMIIELFRIEVPEISEQVIEIKGAARDPGLRAKIAVNTNDGRIDPVGACVGMRGARVQAVSNELSGERVDIVLWDENPAQFVINAMAPAEIESIVVDEDAGSMDVAVAEENLAMAIGRSGQNVRLASELTQWQINVMSSDEWQNKQEAESSSIMQVFIDRLDIDEDVASILVDEGFTSLEEVAYVPIEEMLAIEGFDEDIAEELRARAKDSLLTQALASEEKLDASEPQEDLLNMDGMERHLAFQLASRGIATMEDLAEQAVDDLLDIEGLDQERAAALIMKAREPWFADDSGEQA, translated from the coding sequence ATGAACAAAGAAATCTTGCTGGTAGCCGAGGCGGTATCCAACGAGAAGGGCGTTGACCAGGAGATTATTTTCCAGGCCATCGAAGCGGCATTGGCAACGGCCACGAAGAAACGCTACGACGAAGATTCAACCATTGAGGTTATCATCGATCGCCGCAGTGGCGACTACGAGACTTTCCGCAGCTGGGAAGTGGTGGATGATGATACCCTGGCGGAGCTGGGCACTCAGTTCACCCTGGAAGAAGCCCACGAGAAAGACACCGAGCTGAAAGCCGGTGATATCTACCGCGAACAGGTGGAGAATGTAGAATTCGGCCGTATCGCCGCGCAGACCGCTAAACAGGTGATCGTGCAAAAAGTGCGTGAAGCCGAGCGTGCCAAGGTTGTAGACGAATACCGCGACCGCGTTGGCGAGATGGTGAGCGGCACGGTTAAGAAGGTTACCCGCGACTTTATCGCCGTGGATCTGGGCAACAATGCCGAAGCGCGCCTGCCTCGCGACCAACTGGTTGGCCGGGAGATTTTCCGTCTCGGTGACCGCGTCCGTGCCATCCTGCTGGAAATTCAACCGGAAGCCCGCGGCCCTCAGTTGATGTTGAGCCGCTCCTGTCCGGAAATGATTATCGAGCTGTTCCGCATCGAAGTGCCGGAAATCTCCGAGCAGGTTATTGAAATCAAGGGCGCTGCCCGAGATCCTGGCCTGCGTGCCAAGATCGCCGTAAACACCAACGACGGCCGTATCGATCCGGTCGGAGCTTGTGTGGGCATGCGCGGTGCGCGTGTGCAGGCTGTGTCTAATGAGCTGTCCGGCGAGCGTGTGGATATCGTACTGTGGGACGAGAACCCGGCCCAGTTCGTGATCAATGCCATGGCGCCGGCGGAAATCGAATCCATCGTTGTGGATGAAGACGCCGGCTCAATGGACGTGGCGGTAGCTGAGGAGAACCTCGCTATGGCTATTGGCCGCAGTGGCCAGAATGTTCGTCTCGCGTCAGAGCTGACTCAGTGGCAGATTAATGTCATGAGTTCCGACGAGTGGCAGAATAAACAGGAAGCTGAGTCCAGTTCCATCATGCAGGTGTTTATCGATCGCCTGGATATCGACGAGGATGTGGCCAGCATACTGGTGGACGAGGGCTTTACCTCCCTGGAGGAAGTGGCTTACGTACCCATCGAAGAAATGCTCGCAATCGAGGGTTTCGACGAGGATATCGCTGAAGAGCTGCGTGCCCGTGCCAAGGACTCCCTGCTCACCCAGGCCCTGGCCTCTGAAGAGAAGCTGGATGCCTCCGAGCCCCAGGAAGACCTGCTGAATATGGATGGTATGGAGCGCCATCTGGCCTTCCAGCTGGCCAGTCGCGGTATTGCGACTATGGAAGACCTGGCGGAACAGGCGGTGGATGACTTGCTCGATATCGAGGGTCTCGATCAGGAACGTGCCGCAGCGCTGATTATGAAGGCGCGTGAGCCTTGGTTTGCCGATGATAGCGGCGAACAGGCTTAA
- the rbfA gene encoding 30S ribosome-binding factor RbfA, whose protein sequence is MAREFHRADRVADAMRRELAQLIQQEVRDPRLGMVNINDVEVSRDLTTAKVFVTFVGEDDRNKINTSMEVLNKAAGFLRSQLARAIQIRTIPRLFFRYDETSVRGQELSALIDKAVRADRKHQDDSDSDED, encoded by the coding sequence ATGGCAAGAGAATTCCACCGCGCCGACCGTGTCGCCGACGCCATGCGCCGCGAACTGGCCCAGCTGATTCAACAGGAAGTGCGAGACCCGCGCTTGGGCATGGTCAATATCAACGATGTTGAAGTCAGCCGCGATCTGACCACGGCAAAAGTGTTTGTCACCTTTGTGGGTGAAGATGACCGCAACAAGATCAATACCTCGATGGAAGTGCTAAACAAGGCCGCCGGTTTTCTGCGCAGCCAGCTGGCTCGTGCGATTCAAATACGCACCATCCCGCGTCTGTTTTTCCGCTACGACGAGACCTCGGTGCGCGGCCAAGAGCTTTCCGCACTGATCGACAAAGCGGTGCGTGCCGATCGCAAGCATCAAGACGACAGCGACTCTGACGAAGATTGA
- the infB gene encoding translation initiation factor IF-2, which yields MAEVTVSELAKSVGATEDRLLKQMKEAGLPHTSANAVVSDEEKQVLLSFLKSSHGEQGASPRKITLKRKTTTTLKTGSGTGRKTVNVEVRKKRTYVKRPQAELEAEAGNESATEAEEVRTGVDAAAIAEADAKAAAEAQAAAEAEAARRAAEEEEARLKAEAEAKAAAEAEEKARAEAAAAEAAKEAEKADKKAEGKPVENVAKKAQPAAPIRSTYVDDIEAMRIAAMERRKQQAEQEERELEEKKAKLEADRRAAQEKKEKAAQAAKAKPAKPAKPAEKTEEVKPSLRRKLETTSSEDRNSDDEPRKRRGRRSKSGPKKSSKTALYEQALEVFEEDEASKRSTRSLSRPNVKVKPTHVFKRPTEKQVYEVQLGETITVAELAKQMNVKAGELIKRLMKMGEMATINQPLDRETAQLIVEEMGHKVVLRSETELEDSLVAQSKAQEGTEVSRAPVVTVMGHVDHGKTSLLDYIRKTKVASGEAGGITQHIGAYRVKTSQGEIAFLDTPGHAAFTAMRARGAQATDVVILVVAADDGVMPQTEEAVNHARAAGVPLVVAVNKCDKEAADPDRVKNELAAKDVIPEDWGGDTQFINVSAHTGQGIDELLEAVSLQAEMLELKAKVNVPATGVVIESRLEKGRGVVATLLVQNGELKRGDIILAGQSYGRVRAMTNEHGKQVKEAGPSTPVELLGLDSTPNAGDEFMVVADERKAREVAEQRADSERRERMQRQQAAKLENMFADMEAGERKVLPVVIKADVRGSLEAILGALADIGNEEVSVNVVSSGVGGIAENDINLALTSGAIVLGFNTRADTAARKTAETEGVEVRYYSVIYNLLDEVKKALSGMLDPEVREEIVGIAQVRDVFRSPKFGAIAGCMVTEGTVYRNKPIRVLRDNVVIYQGELESLRRFKDDVQDVRNGMECGIGVKDYNDVKPGDQIEVYDIVKVAREL from the coding sequence ATGGCCGAAGTAACAGTTAGCGAACTCGCCAAATCGGTTGGTGCCACCGAAGACCGTCTGCTCAAGCAGATGAAAGAAGCGGGTTTGCCTCACACCTCTGCGAATGCAGTGGTGTCAGATGAAGAAAAGCAGGTCCTGCTCAGTTTCCTGAAAAGCAGTCACGGGGAGCAGGGCGCGAGCCCGCGCAAGATCACCTTGAAACGCAAGACCACAACCACGCTGAAAACCGGCTCTGGCACCGGCCGCAAAACTGTAAACGTGGAAGTACGCAAGAAGCGCACTTATGTGAAGCGTCCACAGGCTGAGCTTGAAGCGGAAGCAGGTAACGAAAGCGCTACCGAAGCGGAAGAAGTGCGCACGGGTGTGGACGCGGCTGCAATAGCAGAAGCTGATGCCAAAGCGGCAGCTGAGGCCCAGGCCGCAGCTGAAGCTGAGGCCGCCCGTCGTGCCGCTGAAGAAGAGGAAGCGCGTTTAAAGGCTGAAGCAGAGGCTAAAGCCGCTGCCGAAGCGGAAGAGAAGGCTCGTGCGGAAGCTGCCGCAGCAGAAGCCGCCAAAGAAGCAGAGAAAGCCGATAAAAAGGCAGAGGGTAAACCCGTAGAAAATGTAGCGAAAAAGGCGCAACCCGCCGCACCCATCCGCTCAACGTATGTAGATGATATTGAGGCGATGCGTATCGCCGCGATGGAACGTCGCAAGCAGCAGGCAGAGCAAGAAGAGCGTGAGCTAGAAGAGAAGAAGGCCAAACTGGAAGCCGACCGACGCGCCGCTCAAGAGAAGAAAGAGAAAGCTGCCCAGGCAGCCAAGGCCAAGCCAGCCAAGCCCGCGAAGCCCGCAGAGAAAACCGAAGAGGTTAAACCTTCTCTGCGTCGCAAGCTGGAAACGACCTCGAGTGAAGATCGCAACAGCGATGATGAGCCGCGCAAACGCCGCGGTCGCCGCTCCAAATCCGGCCCGAAGAAATCCAGCAAAACCGCCCTATATGAGCAGGCGCTGGAAGTATTTGAGGAAGATGAAGCCAGCAAGCGCAGCACGCGCTCCCTGTCTCGTCCGAATGTGAAGGTGAAGCCGACACACGTCTTTAAACGGCCTACGGAGAAGCAGGTGTACGAAGTACAGTTGGGTGAAACCATCACCGTTGCAGAACTGGCCAAGCAGATGAATGTGAAGGCTGGTGAGCTGATCAAGCGCCTAATGAAAATGGGTGAGATGGCCACCATCAACCAGCCCCTGGATCGTGAAACTGCCCAGTTGATCGTTGAAGAAATGGGTCACAAGGTGGTATTGCGCTCTGAGACCGAGCTTGAAGACAGCCTGGTAGCGCAATCCAAGGCTCAAGAGGGCACCGAGGTTTCCCGCGCGCCGGTAGTAACCGTGATGGGTCACGTTGACCACGGTAAAACCTCTCTGCTCGACTATATCCGCAAGACCAAAGTCGCCTCTGGCGAGGCTGGTGGTATTACCCAGCACATCGGTGCCTACCGGGTGAAAACCAGCCAGGGCGAGATCGCTTTCCTGGATACCCCGGGACACGCCGCCTTTACCGCCATGCGTGCCCGCGGTGCCCAAGCTACCGACGTCGTTATTCTGGTAGTGGCTGCCGATGACGGTGTGATGCCGCAGACTGAAGAAGCTGTGAATCACGCTCGCGCCGCCGGTGTGCCGCTGGTTGTCGCCGTGAACAAGTGCGACAAAGAAGCCGCTGATCCCGATCGCGTGAAAAATGAGCTGGCCGCAAAAGATGTGATCCCGGAAGACTGGGGTGGTGATACTCAGTTCATCAACGTATCTGCGCACACTGGCCAGGGTATCGATGAGCTGCTGGAAGCAGTTTCCCTGCAGGCGGAAATGCTTGAACTGAAGGCTAAAGTGAATGTGCCGGCCACCGGTGTGGTGATTGAGTCCCGCCTGGAAAAAGGTCGCGGCGTAGTTGCCACCCTGCTGGTACAGAATGGCGAACTGAAGCGCGGCGATATTATCCTGGCTGGCCAGAGCTATGGCCGCGTGCGCGCCATGACCAACGAGCACGGTAAGCAAGTTAAAGAAGCCGGCCCGTCTACTCCGGTAGAGTTGCTGGGTCTGGACTCCACGCCAAACGCCGGTGATGAGTTCATGGTGGTTGCCGATGAGCGCAAGGCCCGTGAAGTTGCCGAGCAGCGCGCTGATAGTGAGCGCCGCGAGCGTATGCAGCGCCAGCAGGCCGCCAAGCTGGAAAACATGTTTGCGGATATGGAAGCTGGCGAGCGCAAGGTGCTGCCGGTTGTCATCAAAGCCGACGTGCGCGGTTCTCTGGAAGCTATCCTGGGTGCGCTGGCGGATATCGGTAACGAAGAAGTTTCCGTCAACGTGGTATCCAGTGGTGTGGGCGGTATCGCCGAAAACGATATCAACCTGGCTCTGACTTCCGGCGCTATCGTACTGGGCTTCAATACCCGTGCCGATACTGCAGCCCGTAAAACAGCTGAGACCGAAGGGGTTGAGGTTCGCTACTACAGCGTGATCTACAACCTGCTCGACGAAGTGAAGAAGGCCCTGTCCGGCATGCTGGACCCGGAAGTGCGCGAAGAGATTGTGGGTATCGCCCAGGTGCGCGATGTTTTCCGCTCGCCGAAGTTTGGCGCTATTGCCGGCTGTATGGTTACCGAGGGTACCGTCTACCGCAACAAGCCGATCCGCGTACTACGCGACAACGTTGTAATCTATCAGGGTGAACTGGAATCCCTGCGTCGCTTCAAAGACGATGTGCAGGACGTGCGCAACGGCATGGAGTGTGGTATCGGGGTGAAGGACTACAACGATGTGAAGCCCGGTGACCAGATTGAAGTTTACGATATCGTCAAAGTTGCCCGCGAACTGTAA
- the truB gene encoding tRNA pseudouridine(55) synthase TruB: MGRRPKWGRPVHGVLLLNKPAGITANDALQKAKRLFFANRAGHTGALDPLATGVLPICFGEATKFSQYLLDADKRYRSTFVFGMTTASGDADGDVLETKDASGLTEKAVLKAMEAFRGRIKQVPSMYSALKHKGQPLYKLARQGLEVEREAREVEIFEFELLSFTPGPQPRAEVEVHCSKGTYIRSIAEDLGQALGVGAYVEVLHRSAAGPFDEADSVTLDELTEERGEDQAEVLDHHLLPMDSPASSLPKLVLPDDSGYYVRQGQSVMDLQVYRIGAEGDMVRLFLENGDFLGVGEITDEGCVAPRRLVSGT, from the coding sequence ATGGGCCGCAGACCAAAATGGGGCCGGCCGGTTCACGGCGTGCTGTTATTGAACAAGCCCGCCGGCATTACCGCCAACGACGCCCTGCAAAAAGCCAAACGACTCTTTTTTGCCAATCGCGCGGGACACACCGGCGCCCTGGACCCGCTGGCGACCGGTGTTCTGCCGATCTGTTTCGGTGAGGCCACCAAGTTTTCCCAGTACCTGCTCGATGCGGACAAGCGCTATCGCAGTACTTTCGTGTTCGGCATGACTACAGCCAGTGGCGATGCCGATGGCGATGTACTGGAAACTAAAGATGCTTCCGGTTTGACCGAAAAAGCCGTGCTGAAAGCGATGGAAGCCTTCCGTGGCCGCATCAAGCAGGTGCCCTCTATGTACTCCGCTCTCAAGCACAAGGGGCAGCCGCTCTATAAGTTGGCGCGCCAGGGCTTGGAAGTGGAGCGCGAAGCGCGCGAAGTGGAAATTTTTGAATTTGAATTGCTGAGCTTTACACCGGGCCCACAGCCCCGTGCGGAAGTTGAGGTGCACTGCTCCAAGGGCACCTATATTCGCAGTATCGCCGAAGACCTGGGGCAAGCCCTGGGTGTGGGCGCCTATGTGGAAGTATTGCACCGCAGCGCCGCTGGCCCCTTCGATGAAGCGGACTCGGTCACTCTGGATGAGCTCACCGAAGAGCGCGGAGAGGACCAAGCGGAAGTACTGGATCACCACCTGTTGCCGATGGACTCTCCGGCGTCATCTTTGCCCAAACTCGTCCTGCCGGATGACTCTGGTTACTATGTGCGTCAGGGACAGTCGGTAATGGATTTGCAGGTCTATCGTATCGGTGCGGAAGGTGATATGGTGCGCCTCTTCCTGGAAAATGGTGATTTTCTGGGCGTAGGAGAAATTACCGACGAGGGGTGCGTAGCACCACGGCGTTTGGTAAGTGGCACTTGA
- the rimP gene encoding ribosome maturation factor RimP, whose translation MASKRELLEELLAPVVASLGCELWGIDYQTHGRNALLRIYIDSENGIGVEDCEKVSRQASAVLDVEDPISGRYTLEVSSPGLDRPLYKLEQYERFVGAQIEVRLRMPLDGQRKWRGLLAGVEGDEVVLRVDGENEYLLPIDSIEKANIIPQFTK comes from the coding sequence ATGGCGAGCAAACGCGAATTGCTGGAAGAACTTCTGGCGCCGGTGGTGGCATCGCTGGGGTGTGAGCTGTGGGGGATCGATTATCAGACCCACGGCCGCAACGCGCTGCTGCGCATCTATATCGATTCTGAAAATGGCATAGGCGTGGAGGACTGCGAGAAAGTCAGCCGCCAAGCGAGTGCCGTACTGGATGTGGAAGACCCCATTAGCGGTAGATATACCCTGGAGGTCTCCTCCCCAGGTCTCGATCGCCCCCTGTATAAGCTGGAACAATACGAGCGTTTTGTCGGCGCCCAGATAGAGGTACGCCTGCGTATGCCGCTCGACGGCCAGCGCAAATGGCGCGGCCTGCTGGCCGGCGTGGAAGGGGATGAGGTCGTTCTGCGCGTGGATGGCGAAAATGAATACCTGCTGCCGATCGACAGCATCGAGAAAGCAAATATTATTCCCCAATTTACCAAGTAA